The following coding sequences are from one Frigoribacterium sp. Leaf415 window:
- a CDS encoding dihydrofolate reductase family protein — translation MRTLTYAINVTLDGCIDHREGRPDAEVHQLATEALAQADGLLLGRVTYELMEQSWRPPASDAFPDWMKPFARTIHEIPKYVASTTLESVD, via the coding sequence ATGAGGACGCTCACGTACGCCATCAACGTCACGCTCGACGGCTGTATCGACCACCGCGAGGGCCGGCCGGATGCCGAGGTCCACCAACTTGCCACGGAGGCTCTCGCGCAGGCCGACGGTCTGTTGCTGGGTCGGGTCACCTACGAGCTGATGGAGCAGTCCTGGCGTCCGCCCGCCTCCGATGCGTTCCCCGACTGGATGAAGCCCTTCGCCCGGACCATCCATGAGATCCCGAAGTACGTGGCGTCGACGACGCTCGAGAGTGTCGACTAG